Proteins encoded in a region of the Tachyglossus aculeatus isolate mTacAcu1 chromosome 11, mTacAcu1.pri, whole genome shotgun sequence genome:
- the TRIM29 gene encoding tripartite motif-containing protein 29, producing METGEATRVNGAGTEARDARNPPGPTGGLENGSQADLKGAQASNGVGGEAAEVQGSGSPLKQGEGKSSLFLGNEWRRPIIQFVESVDDKTSNYFSVESTEAKRSPYAGLQLGGSKKPPVTFTDKGSLRKPLFSETKEGRKPTVSIVEPSGEGRRNSFPRAEAGLLSRSKASQEEILCDSCISNKQKAVKSCLVCQASFCEVHLKPHLEGAAFRDHQLLDPIRDFEARKCPMHGKTMELFCQTDQKCICYLCMFQEHKNHGTVTVEEAKAEKETELALQKEQLQLKIIEIEDETEKWQKEKDRIKSFTTNEKAILDQNFRDLVQDLEKQRDEVRQALEQREQDAVDQVKIIVDALDERAKLLHEDKLTREQLQSISDSVLFLQEFGVLMSNYSLPPSLPTYNVLLEGEGLGQALGNFKDDLLNVCMRHVEKICKADLSRNFIERNHMENGGDHRYLNNYTAEWSQPESMKRYSMYLTPKGGRTSYQPSSPSRLSKETNQKNFNNLYGTKGNYTSRVWEYSSSMQTSDDLPTVQGNSSFSLKGYPSIIRSQSPKAPPQTWKSNKQTLLSHYRPFYVNKGTGVGSHEAP from the exons ATGGAAACCGGAGAGGCCACGAGGGTCAACGGGGCCGGAACAGAGGCCCGAGATGCCCGGAACCCACCAGGGCCCACTGGGGGCCTCGAGAATGGCAGCCAGGCAGATCTCAAGGGGGCCCAAGCCTCcaacggggtgggaggggaggcggCTGAGGTCCAAGGCTCTGGAAGCCCACTGAAGCAGGGTGAGGGGAAGAGCTCACTCTTCTTGGGGAATGAGTGGAGGAGGCCCATCATCCAGTTCGTGGAGTCCGTGGACGACAAGACCTCCAACTACTTCAGCGTCGAGTCCACGGAGGCCAAGAGGAGCCCTTATGCCGGGCTCCAGCTGGGTGGGTCCAAGAAGCCCCCCGTGACCTTCACCGACAAGGGGAGCCTCCGCAAGCCCCTCTTCTCTGAAACCAAGGAGGGCCGGAAGCCCACGGTGTCCATCGTGGAGCCCAGTGGGGAGGGGCGGCGGAATAGCTTCCCCCGGGCTGAAGCGGGGCTCCTCTCCCGCTCCAAGGCCAGCCAGGAGGAGATCCTCTGCGACTCCTGCATCAGCAACAAGCAGAAGGCAGTCAAGTCCTGCCTGGTGTGCCAGGCTTCGTTCTGCGAGGTCCACCTCAAGCCCCACCTGGAGGGCGCAGCCTTCCGCGACCACCAGCTGCTGGACCCCATCAGGGACTTCGAGGCGCGGAAATGCCCCATGCACGGCAAGACCATGGAGCTCTTCTGCCAGACGGACCAGAAGTGCATCTGCTACCTGTGCATGTTCCAGGAGCACAAGAACCACGGCACTGTCACCGTGGAAGAGGCCAAGGCTGAGAAAGAG ACCGAACTGGCCCTTCAAAAGGAGCAGCTGCAGCTGAAGATCATCGAGATAGAGGATGAAACGGAGAAGTGGCAGAAGGAAAAAGACCGCATCAAG AGTTTCACCACCAACGAGAAAGCCATCCTAGACCAGAACTTCCGCGACCTGGTGCaggacctggagaagcagcgggatGAGGTGAGGCAGGCCTTGGAGCAGCGGGAGCAGGACGCCGTGGACCAGGTCAAGATCATCGTTGATGCTCTGGACGAGCGGGCCAAGCTGTTACACGAGGACAAGCTGACCCGAGAACAACTACAAAGCATCAGTGACTCGGTGCTGTTCCTGCAG GAATTTGGGGTGCTGATGAGCAATTACTCCCTCCCCCCGTCTCTGCCCACTTACAACGTCTTGCTGGAAGGGGAGGGTCTGGGCCAGGCTCTGGGCAACTTCAAGGACGACCTGCTCAACGTCTGCATGAGGCATGTGGAGAAGATATGCAAGGCCGACCTGAGCCGCAACTTCATCGAGAGGAACCACATGGAGAACG GTG GAGATCACCGCTACCTGAACAACTACACAGCAGAGTGGAGCCAGCCCGAGAGCATGAAGCGCTACTCCATGTACCTCACCCCAAAAG GTGGCAGAACCTCGTACcagccctcttctcccagccGCCTCTCCAAGGAGACCAACCAGAAGAATTTCAACAATCTCTATGGAACCAAAG GGAACTACACCTCCCGTGTGTGGGAATATTCCTCCTCCATGCAGACCTCCGATGACTTACCTACAGTCCAAGgcaactcttccttctccctgaaaG GATACCCATCCATCATTAGAAGCCAAAGCCCTAAAGCACCGCCCCAGACCTGGAAATCCAACAAGCAGACCCTGCTG TCTCACTACCGTCCATTCTACGTCAACAAGGGCACCGGCGTCGGCTCCCACGAGGCCCCCTGA